In Deltaproteobacteria bacterium, a genomic segment contains:
- a CDS encoding glucose-1-phosphate adenylyltransferase, translating into MKDVLAFVMAGGRGERLMPLTQDRTKPAVRFGGIYRLIDFTLSNCVNSRLYRIIVLPQYKSYSLNEHLEAGWNIFSHEMGHFLKKVPPQQRIGLDWYRGTADSIRQNLFLIERYRPRQVLILSGDHIYKMDYSLFLSYHRKKRADVTISLLETDKAMARDFGVAEVNEDFRITGFREKPKENVRTIPGDPEHILASMGIYLFETERLVEILESGSEDDFGRDVIPGLLDTYRVYAYPYRKLNRIKDYVNLTLEDGTREFRLVYPTRDSSYWRDVGTLDAYWNANMDLTGVDPYFNLYGKLWPLHTSQIQAPPAKFVFATERKEGFRVGKALDSLVAPGCIVSGIVRNSVLSYNVVVRSWATVDESVVSDGVVIGRNCRIKKTIIDKENVIPPGTEIGYHPREDRKHFTVTPRGIVVVPKGYFSG; encoded by the coding sequence ATGAAAGACGTGCTCGCCTTCGTGATGGCAGGGGGGAGAGGGGAAAGGCTCATGCCCCTTACCCAGGATCGAACGAAACCGGCGGTCCGCTTCGGGGGGATTTACCGCCTCATCGATTTTACCCTCAGCAACTGCGTAAACTCCCGTCTCTACCGGATCATCGTCCTGCCCCAATACAAATCATACTCCCTCAACGAGCACCTGGAGGCCGGGTGGAATATCTTCAGCCACGAGATGGGCCACTTCCTGAAAAAGGTGCCGCCCCAGCAGCGCATAGGGTTGGACTGGTATCGCGGAACGGCGGATTCCATCCGTCAGAACCTGTTCCTCATCGAACGGTACAGGCCCCGGCAGGTCCTCATACTCTCCGGAGATCATATCTACAAGATGGACTACAGTCTTTTCCTCAGCTACCACAGGAAGAAGAGGGCGGACGTGACCATCTCCCTGCTGGAAACAGACAAGGCGATGGCCCGGGACTTCGGGGTGGCGGAAGTGAACGAGGACTTCCGGATCACAGGATTTCGTGAAAAACCCAAGGAGAATGTCAGGACCATTCCAGGGGACCCGGAACATATCCTCGCCTCCATGGGGATCTATCTTTTTGAGACCGAACGGCTCGTGGAGATCCTTGAGTCAGGGAGCGAAGATGATTTTGGGAGGGATGTTATTCCCGGGCTGCTGGATACCTACCGGGTTTACGCTTATCCTTACCGGAAGCTGAACCGGATCAAGGACTATGTCAACCTGACCCTGGAAGATGGAACCCGGGAATTCAGGCTTGTTTACCCCACACGGGATTCATCCTACTGGAGAGATGTGGGGACACTGGATGCTTACTGGAACGCCAACATGGACTTGACCGGGGTGGATCCCTACTTCAACCTCTACGGCAAGCTCTGGCCCCTTCATACAAGTCAGATCCAGGCCCCACCTGCCAAGTTCGTATTCGCCACGGAGAGGAAGGAAGGATTCAGGGTGGGGAAGGCCCTGGATTCCCTGGTGGCCCCGGGTTGCATCGTGAGCGGGATCGTACGCAATTCCGTGCTTTCATATAACGTTGTGGTGCGGAGCTGGGCCACCGTGGACGAATCAGTCGTCTCGGACGGCGTCGTGATCGGGAGAAACTGCAGGATCAAGAAGACCATTATCGACAAAGAGAACGTGATTCCACCCGGAACAGAAATTGGATACCACCCCAGGGAGGATCGGAAGCACTTTACCGTAACTCCCAGGGGCATCGTGGTTGTTCCGAAAGGATATTTTTCTGGATAA